The Theobroma cacao cultivar B97-61/B2 chromosome 1, Criollo_cocoa_genome_V2, whole genome shotgun sequence genome contains the following window.
TATCACCAGCATCCCATGCATCTGAACTAGCCCTTCTAGGAGCAACATTGCCAGCAAACATAAGGTTCCTTCTCTCTTCCTGTGCAGATCCTTCATTTGAGCTCCCCTTGCGGGACAAGCTTCGCTCAGGGGGTTCAACCCCACCAAGTACAACAGCCTTTTCTGGTATTGCCCATATTCCTGCTTTCTCAGTAAGCACAACCCATGCACCATCTTCCCCATCATCAGTAGAAGGAAGAACCGAAGCATCTAGAACTTTTCCAGCATCATAAGGTAAGTCAAATTGATAGAGCCAAGTAGAATTTCTATAATAGTGGGAGACTGTTGCTGTTCCGTCACCAGACAATATGATTGTCGATCCTGAGGGCTTGCCGCCAACTTGAAGTCTCATGGAGAATAAGAAGTCCTCGTCTTCTACCCTTGCTTTTGGGATTATTACTTGGATTGGAGCTTTTTTCTCTAAAACCCTTTCATGTACATCAGAGGATATGCTTACCCTTACCCCAGACTTATATTGCATGGTCAAAAGAGAATATTGAGTGTAACTTGAGCTGCTAACCCGGTCCTTGCAGAAGGTGGCAACAAGAACAGTAATCACTTTACCAGGATCATCCACTTGCAGGTCCAGAGGCCAGATTCGTTTTTGTCCAGCCAGATCCTTCTTAATACCCAAATCACCATCATTACCAACAATTTCCTGTGACCAAAGCTTTGATACTTCTATATCAGGACAGAGTTTGATGTTAAAACACTGTATTTCACGATCTGTCAGTAGGAGAAATTGTCGGTTGTGGTCTGAAACAGAAAAGTATCGAAGACGCCATATCATTGACCTTGGATATCCCTTGCTTCCTACAAGTTGACCAATACCAGTGCCTTGGGAATTTTGTATGTTTTGATATACTTTATCACATTGAATGCCACTGGGGCTGCAGTAAAATTGCCAAAGCTCACCACTGGAACTACACGCAAGGGCAACACATACATGTTGGGTACCGGGAATTGCAGAAGCGATCAAAGAGTTGAAAGAACTTGAACCAATAAAACTCATTCCATGCCTACTACGTTGCTGCTGCCTGCTTGTGGTGTTGTTGCCATCAATAGGTGAAGAAGTCACCAATGATTCATCAGAAGATGCAAAACTGGTAACAGGAGCATTTCCCACATCAGCAAAGATGTCAGACCAGTATACAACAGCTCGAGTTTTTTGGTTACACAAAACAATGCCAGCAGAGTAGCAATCCTTTGGAACTTTGTTTGTTCCTTTCGAGGTGCTATTCCAATTGACAACAGTAAGCAACCAATTATTACAGTGATAGGAATTTCTCCCAACATCTGCATTCTCTAAAACATCAGAAGGAAGTTCAAGAGTAATACATTTCTTCGAAGCTGCAGATGACAAATAACTCCAGATAAAGATTTTGTTCCCACATATAATCCATGATAGGCATGTTCCCTTTTCCATTCCACCCGATATACAAACATCAGCTGGCACATATTAGACAGAAGCATCAAATTAGCCTTTTCAAAGGAATCACATAGAATCTGGAAATAGTTAATCATAGGAGCCAGCAGCACTGACCAGGAAGACACTTCCGCAGAAAACTGGTCTGTTCATCATGAACAACTTGTGGGAACTCTCCAACAAACACTGGCTTAATTGGATCTAATTCATCCCCCTTCTCATTCTTGTTGGCTGGTGGAATTCTGCATACAATAGGAcacaatattaaaaatattactaaCCAAGACTTTAAACCACAGACAGACACAGAAAGGAATTAAATTCATAACTCTTGAGATCTATAAAAACATTAAGATGCAAACAACTTGATGCAGGAGCAATATGAGGCATAGAGCTCTACCCTTGTTTTAGATTtgcaattatctatttttagGAAGTAAGGTATTTTGGCAACTTTTGTTTAGGTTCATTGGGGTTTTTACCTAGTAACTTGGAGATGAAGCACTGATACTAAATACATAGGCTTTTCATATTTATTCTGGAGtatgtttctttgttttaatGACAGGTTAGAGTTTGCAACTCTTTCTCTTTAAATTTGGATGTGGTTCTAAATGAACCCTTACAGGTTAGGCATTCTTTCTTTCCAATCTCCTACTCATCTAGCCATGTATTTTATTTCCtctattcttttttaattattttcaacattaatCTCTAATCAGATCTAAATCAAGGCATAAATCATAGTATAGGTTGAGATCTAACTCATCCTGCATCACAACTAAAGCATGTGTAACCTACACATAAAAGGCAATTGGAACCATTATTTGATGAGACGTAGAAGTAAATTCCTTGAAAAGTTTTCAGAAAAATACAAAGGAGTGAGGCCAATTGCAAGACGATTGATCAGAAGACTCAACTTTTTAAGATTGCAAAGCATGACTGCGGCAATTTGCACGTCATGCAACATTCAGTTAAACATCATCCACAAGAAGGAATAACCTCAACTGTTAAACTAATCCTAGCCTTCATTTCTTGAAATATCCAGCTTCAGATTCTTCAACTAAAGCAAgttttattagaaaaaaaaattctacaGTTTAATTAGGTTCTATTCTTGCTTGCACAATCCCACATTTCTTCAGCTTAATTTAAGGAGCATAATTTCAGAATATAACTCATAGAAGAAACCTTTTTGAAAGGGAAATACAAAGAAATACGCACAAGATTATgatccaaaattcaaattaaattccAACATTCAGAAATCATAAGATTCTAGCTCAAGCAGAAAGCTCAAAATGAAACAGCGAATGCTACCTAGCAAGAACAGACAAGCGAGGAGCCCAAGGAGCGGGAGTGCCAGTGTTTGGGCGATCGGGAATCGAAGTCTCGTGCGCTGATTTACGGTTCACAGTATATGGAGTAACAGGAGAATCAGGTGTGGCTAGATTTTGGCCTAGATTTCTCTCCTTTCGTGAGCTTAATTTGCTTCTCTTCAATCCTGGTGAGaacattttttctctttttcttccactGTTTTgatggggggggggggtttagggtttacgagggttgtttcttttttgagaaaaatggaGTGAGGCTTCAGAGCGTTGGAAGtgggagaaaagaaatttgaattgCTTTTCGGTCATCAGAGGACAGAGGCTATCCCATGCGGTTGGGTCCATGGCTTTGATTTAAAACGCTTGCCTTAGTTGCttgccaatttttttttttattattattatttggatTGGGTTGGATTGCATTGGATTGGATGGTTAAATTTTGTATtgatttgtaaataaaatcataaatttatatttttattttaaattaaaaccGAATTTTGAGGAAACTCATTTACTATGAACCTTAAACTAAGTAGCAATCAAACTGAATTATTAAATAGGTTGgagttgtttcttttttcccgAAATAAAATTTCTTGTCTAATTATTTATGGAATAGCAATTTCTTGGTCCTGACCCAGACAGGTATCggcatcttttcttttaataacaCCTAACCAATTTGTTCAAACCCTAAAACATTGTACAAGTTTTTTCTTTGCAAATAAAGTTGGCGTAAACACAAACGAGAAATTTGCAAGACTTACCTCCAATGAGTATATCAGGCACATTAGAGTCACAAGCTCccattatattaattaatgataataatgaTTTCCAACCAAGATTAGTCGCACTCAAAACAGCAGATGCTTCTCCAGATATGAAAACTTAATATATAGATTCTAAACatacaaataaagatattatTTTCCTGTATTAACGGGGAAATATGCAGCATTTTGGGTTTCACATTTCAGAAGCTTTTCAAATTGCACAGTCGCAGCTTCAATTTTTTCAGACAACACAAGCGCTGTAGCATCTCTGCAAGGGAATGTGAATGTCCAAGAGTGAATATCTTCACTATGGTACCTACCAACCTATCACCATTTCCTTGATACCAATATAAATGGCACTCTGCTTCACGGAATAAGACACATGATACAGCATGACATCAACAGAtgacaaatatattaaaaaggCTTGTATATGTAAAAGAGTTCTTGAAGGAAGAACTATCAGCAACTCCTTGACAGatttaagacaaaaaaaacgTTTAGCTTTTTCCCTACTTTTTGCTCCctaaacaacaagaaaaactaCATATACGTACATAAAAGCATAATTTGCATCATGGTTCCAGCTTCAACGAAACAACACGTGACTGTCTGTTGCGCTTTGCCACCTTGACAAAGACTACTGAAAGGCAAGAAGGAGCCCACCATGGCCTGCGAACTTTTTGCTCTCCTTTTAGGCAAGCCACTGAAGAAtacattttaaatatatcaatCAATTTGAAACGTTTCTACTTGTGAGAATAAGTTCCTCTTGTTTGTGCACACAACAAACAGAGAAGAGCTCCCTAAAACAAATTGTTTCTTGAATAGCAATCCCAATATCACTAAACCATTTGAAAGTTACAGCATACTGTGGCCAGCCTCTCTCATGTAAACAGGCATCAACAAATCTTAATCCAACCAGTATTCCTATTTTAGCAATTCATACACAAAAGGCACTGCTCCCCCTTGGGTGTCAGAAGTTGTTGTTTGATGAGAGTGGGCAAAATGTTCATGCTTCGTAGGTAAATGATGCATACTGTCTTGTTCCAGCGAATCTAAATCAGTCAATGCCTGGTTGCTAGACAAATAATGCATGCACCAGAGAAACGCTCCTATGTTTTGAAAACCAGTGCAACTGAAGAAATACTACTCACAGAAATATGTCTCTTATCATAAGAACACTGACaaataatcaagcaatttTTAAGATTGAAGTAGCTTCCAATGATTGAGAGGCAAAAGTTTTTTGCATGGAAAGAGAGCaagcgagagagagagacctTTAATTCGTCTGAGTTCCTTGCATAGTGTGATGAAGTCTCCCCACTTCATATGGCATCGCCTTATAAACCGAAGAATTTGTTCAGTTGTGAACATGGACATGCCTTCTAGGTATTCCCCATTGACAccattttctttgaaaatctGGCGGTAGCTACCTAGATTTATCTCTTCCAACCACATACCAACATCCTGCCAGGATAAAAAAGACCACAGCACAAAAGCATGCCATTGAATCAAACGTCCATATCAAAAACTACTCATGTTAAAGGTTAAAATGACAACATGTTACAAATTCTTCACCAAGAAGGAACTGTTGGTTTAGATAAACATCATAAAATGAACACATTTTGCAGCACTGTTCAGTAGTAATGGCTCAATTTGTGCAAAATTACCTTGTTACtcaattttccatttttcttttgggggTTAACCAGATGTGTCACTATGAGTTTCCATAATCCGAAAGGTAatgatgatgaaaagaaaGGTCGTGTGCTTAATTATTTTCTCCATGTCTAGCCTTCAAAGTTGCATGTAACAATGTGCATTGTTGCTACGTTGGTTCACCAAAAACATGCAGTTGTTGAATGCCTCATCATTTGACAAGCAGATACAAAAATACATGTCGTCCATGCAGGataaagatatataaatacatagcTAATGcacctttcaaaaaattaaacatggCATTCCAAAAAGGTCATAAATGTCTAATATCTTGAACATAAACAGACCTGTCTTCAAAAATGAATACCCAACTGATGGACCTATTGATTTTTCCAGTCATCCTCCGAAAAGAAGTCTCCCTCCAATGGGGACTTCACCACTAAAGAGGTAACACCAAGTTCCCACGCTAACTCCAAAATCTGCACCCAGgaaattattttcctttttctttctttctcacttTCCTTTAGCCTTTAGACTTGAATAATTGACAACTTGTATGAAATTGGGGTAATCTTGTCAATTGGGAATATAACAAGTTTGCGTGAGAATATCTTTAATTAGAATGTCAACACAACAGATTGGGTTAAGGAGAAATTTGATATACAATATCGCAGGTACCAAGACCATAGAAGCACTTATCCACTAAGTTGTTATGGTTGGACAGCCACACATCtaagaaaatttcatttatcCACTCAAACAACATCACCGTGACCTTCGCCAACAACCTTCAATAAGGGTGCTCATCACTATAAATGCAAGTTTTGACACAGACAAAATGAAATGCAGAGAAGATCCAATTGCAATACATATCTGAAACCACAATCTAGGCTCGTTTGTTAGGGCAGTGTGTGGGGGCTCCTCACCACTGCACCCCCCACCGCACTGCGCTGCCCTAACAAACAGGGCCCTGGTAATCAAAAAGCATACAGTATACAAAAAGAAGAATCACCACAAAACAATATCAACACCTCTAACCCCACAACTAAATAGATCATGCCAACCATCCCAACACAAAGAGGGTAAAAATAGCAACATTGAACAATCATTTTCTAATGAAATGCTAACAGGTCATTCATAAACAAGAGGGCAGGCTCAAAATCACCTAAAACAGAGCCAACAGAAAATTGGTTCATTAAAATACAAGTATTCTATACCAGGAgatagagaaagagagagattgAAACCACAAGGTCCAAGACCATAGAGaactaaattttcatttaCCAAAATGATAACAAGGAAACCGAAAAACAAGTTTCCTTAGCTAAGGCCTAATTTTGATCATGAGGAACAACCAATAAAAATTTATCGCCTTTACGATTAATTGATATCAATCCATTCACTTTAACAGTTTCCAAtaatcaaaaccaaaaatcaaaatattacaataattaaaatttttgacaatCAGCAAATACCCATTTTTCTCTTACagactcttttttttttatataatttaatcaaaataagtGAAGAAATGTCACCATCAAAACTTCCAACTGAGAAAATGATAATATGATTAGCAAAATTCCCCATTCAAGTAGCAATACTAAAATATCACACAAAGAAAAACTCAAGATCTAAACTTTACAGGAGTAAAGAtcccaaaaaaagaagaagacgaagaaaaaaagaaatacctcAACAGTCCATATGAAGAAATCGAGTGGCTCAGGCGGGTTTTCTTTGCTCATCTCCTCTattatttcaaccaaaattCACCGATTATATTTACCACCAACTTCCCATCAAAATTTACCGCCGCTTACAACGAAAATCtaattaaaaccaaaaaaaaaaaaaggcaagaaaGAGCTATCCCTTTGATTCCcggcaaaagaaaaaaagaaaaaggaaaaccagAGAAAAAATGGTTTTGAGGTTAGAGTGACAGTTGTTGAGATCCCAACCCTTCTtctcctttgttttttttttcttgttctctttcttattttattttatttttatttttctcggGAAGCAAACACCAGAgcgagagagaaagagatgagaaatgaggaaaaaaaaaaaaagggaaaagcctACCGTGTGAGAAAGAGAGAGTAAGAATTTTAGGTTGGatttttttctacatttgAGATTTCTGAGAATTTAGATTGAAAATTATcttagagagagagacagaggaACGGTGTAATAATAAAGAGAAACAGGAAAAAATAGGAGAGAGCGAGTAAGAAGTTAATGTAACATACTCGCACTGTTGGCTTAAGATTTAGTTTGGAGTGATGGGTCATCGTTTCGTTGCTTTTTTTAGTTCTCGTCCTTATTTCCCTTTCCCCACGCGATCTATGTCTCGGTCCCCCCACGCGCTCTGTTTTCTCATTTTGTGTTGTGtgtttgattttgtttataaacAGAATTTGCCAAAATTTGTAGTACTAGGTTATGCGTGAGCAAAGGAGAATATATAAGATTTTGAAGGGAAGATTTTAAATgggcaagtgaaaaattagaaTGAATATAATTAGAAGTAAAACCTCATCATATATCACCCTGTTCCACTGTTGTtctatatttttctattttatccACGTCCTAGCAAATGCAGTAGAGTTGCTATTCGTACACATATGGATGAGCTCTAAATTGCTTGGAATTTATAAATGCATTATCTTCTTCTATAAATTTTGATTCTATAATTGTCTTTCTTCTTACCcgaatatattatataatcgTTACTCTATAGAAGTATGAGATTAACACTAAGATTTTTGGTAATAATTTTAGATTAACCTCAAATTGTATGATAAGGAATGAATTTTT
Protein-coding sequences here:
- the LOC18612446 gene encoding uncharacterized protein LOC18612446; this translates as MSKENPPEPLDFFIWTVEDVGMWLEEINLGSYRQIFKENGVNGEYLEGMSMFTTEQILRFIRRCHMKWGDFITLCKELRRIKVACLKGEQKVRRPWWAPSCLSVVFVKVAKRNRQSRVVSLKLEP